The Lytechinus variegatus isolate NC3 chromosome 11, Lvar_3.0, whole genome shotgun sequence genome contains the following window.
cgttttcagactaacgaacctttggaacatcaaaccttatttccttttcagattatcgaaccttcggaataacaaaccttcggaataacgccacaaatgttcggattaacgaacccttttacgttttcagattaacgaacatcgaggtataggcaatttatgtgtttcgaaattacgaaccttcggaataaagaaccttcggaatcaaGAAGTGTAACCGAAAAATCTGCCCTTTCCCACTATCttctacaaaaaatatttcacaggGAATCCGCAACTGAATGTGGGAGACCTAAGGGAACTCCCAGCAGTGTGAAAACAATGGTCTCATATACAGTGGgtcccacaaaaaacaaaaccgagattattcctcattcacgcatgagtgagcaaaaacaatttgaagaggggataccaaaatgtcatttggcgggctgtatctgggtttcacaaaaaaaaccagttttaaaaatgttcaagatctgctctttaattttaTACCTCAATTACacaaaatggtcaagaaataacaaagttctggttatttgaaataaggcttgaatttcaataatttcataaaaggaagaggttttacaggctagcgtttaAACTCGACaatccgttttgttgacgatcagccatgcattaagtcttttgttaaccatgcaaTAGCTTAtgtgggaaactggtgaaaacacgtttatttaatgaaattctggaaatacaagcattgtttcgagggaacataacttttttactttttgaccattttttgtgattaaggtatcaaataaaagagataTTGAgttttttaggcatgtgattttctttttgaaattcagatacccccgccaaatgagtttttggtatcctttcttcaaattgtttttgctcactcatgcgtgaatgaagaataacctaagtaatatcagatgaaagaggagattctaagctttacattggtaggtcatttatctattgtatttgtgtttAAGTTACGATAAATCatcgttttttctgggatgcactgtatttTGTCAAAAGATGGAACAGTTACTTTACTCTTTTTAGATTAGCTACTTGttgaatttaaagaaagaaaaatcaaaggcCCAAACATCTATTTTGGCTCCTTACAGGGGTTCTTCTATCATGGCTTGTTCTAGGTGTTGATGTCATATCCAATGTTCCTAAAAATTGCTATGATAACACATTGCAATGACACTTCAAAGCTACTGCAATCATTCATTGGCTGTAACTCGTTATGGAAATTgtgaatttgttattattataaagtctGTATGAAGCAGGCCCATGGAGTTGTCTTCACCCTCATAACTTACCTTATGAACCCATTCATATTCACCAAACTTGGAGTCGAATGTTCCCTTCTGTACCGATCTAAGCTTGAGAGTGAACCGAGGACCTAGCTCTTGTAAGCCTACTTTCTTGTTGTCTTTGAAGACATATCTGCaatttaaaatatatgaaaaaatatggaataaattGCTCCTTTACAAATGATCATTAAGTTCAAGTCCATCCTTACAATAATTTGATATGAATACATTGTAAATAGTTAAacagataacaaaatatattgtaaaataaGTAATGACATTGATTAGTTCACTTAGTGTGCAGTATTATGCTGTATTGTATGGTTTGGTAAACTGAAAAATGGGTAAAGATAATAACGATAATGGATAGTTATTCTCCATGCAAAACAGAATTATTTAACTTGCAAGGTTCATTATTGCACTTATCTGTAGGTCAAGAAATATCAGAGCTTCCAACActaattgtgaaaaaaatcctattctttattcctttctatattattttcaagccaaaaatcctattttctttaatattttcaaaaaccATGCCAATTATCATCATTCTTACAAATTTAAAACTCTACTTTTAGAAGAAAATCCAATTGAGTGTCTCTTTCCCCTTAATAGTCCTactaaatagaataaaatcctACTCATTGGCAGCTCTGCAATATTAGCGTGAACTCGTGGAACATATATATTCAGAATATTCTAcactactttttgtttttaattggaACACAACATTTTCTTGTGTACATAATGTGCATACCTGTGATGTCTGAAGAATATAAAATCTCTCTGATTATGGAAAGTAACGACCCTTCGTCCAACAAAGTTTGGATCGTGAGGAAAGAGGGCAGCGATCTGTCGGCCAACGGTATGACCAAGGCGCGTGTTGAAGTTATTGAGGATCAGTTCCGGTTGATGATCTGTCGGCTTTCCACAACGCTGCGAAAGTGAATGTCAAGGACGTGAATCTTAACCAGAATTAGGACTAAACATTAATTCAAGGTGTGGtgacgatttcaaaatgagattggaTAATAAAATAACGACATGTAAAAGTGTTTGAATGTTTGACCAAAAATGAGCTAAATAATTATGGTACAAAATGTGCAAccgcaaagaaaaaaaaacatatacatggCATTCCAACCAAGAATCAAGTCTGTTTCCAAGCAATAACGTACACTGTTCCActtgtgcttatctgtgttacCTATCTATGTGACCGTTGTTCAGTTTTGATTTCATGGCTTCACAAAGTTAGATTCATGTTAATGAACCAGATCTATATCTGCAATGACAATGCTAACagttaaccttgattttgaagaCTCTCTAATGAAGTCACTGTTTGCTGCATCTACATTTGTTTACATTTATCCCCACACTTTGTCTTCCTTTGTCGACCTCTACTTATAGTTACCTTTATATCTTGTCTGAGTTTTACGTTGGACAGCTTAAAATGACAGGTAGGTCCTTCGGGAAAATGACTCATCACCAAACCATCTACAAAGACAAGAGATAAGACATTCCTTAACTGCTTAATTTAGACTTCATGAGAGATACAAAGCTGTCCTTACAAGACGTGTCCCACAAGAAAACCTCATTCCTATTTGTTAGCTTTactatagcgcttaatacatcggaacgacgtgtctaagcgctttataGATATATTATTACTCCGGTcgtcggattcaatcagtcatatTTGTTTGTACCACTACTTTTGTACTACAGATCCTGTTTTTCaatatctttctctttttaatctatTTGATTCAAGCGAGTCATTGTTTCATAGACTTTTAATTTCATAGGGTGGTATCATCAGACCACACCTTTATGAAGTGTTATCTGTCAACACATTCACCAGGAACAACATTATTTGATTCTGCAGTAATAAGATTGTCCCATACATAACTTtgtgatgaaaagaaaagaagtctTGGGGCCATTCTATTTACCTTGAATACTAATACTCACTGAAGTGTGGACTACATTTTTTGCTGATTGAGTCAggaattaaattttgatttgactATGAGAGTACCAACTGCTAAATTTTAAGACCCCTTAACTTAACTTCTATCTTCCATTTTGAAACCACAAGCTCTGTATACCAGTCCACTTACTCGCTTTGCCCCTGTCATTGTTGATGACAATGAGATCCGTGAAATCTTTCTCCTGTGCTCTCTTGATGATTCTCTTCAGCGGTAGATGTCGTCGATGGTGCACTTCTGAATTGGGTATACAGCTGCTCAGCTCCTTACATAATCTCCTGGTGGTCTGTCACAAGTGAAAAATAATAACAGGAACACAATATTCAATTCTTGTGCTTCTTCAAATATCTCAGTGCTTCCCCATGGAATGTTACCCTGGTTATAGGCCAGGGCGGGGTGACGTCACATCTGCTAAACGACGATAGCACTGACCATAGTGCGATGAAAACAAAGTATAAGAAACACAATGAGATAATGTTACAAacagcactgaaaatttaagaaaGATTCATAAACTTCCAGATAAGAAATGGGTAAACTCGCTTATTCAGCACAGTATAAATGCGATGTTTGTGTATTATGCATTGTAGGCATGCCAAAAAGCTGCACTGCTGTACGGGTCACTAGTGCATTGTTTCCATCGGACGGTCAGTTGCTAGGGCTCGAGATTAATAATGCCTGGATATTCACCCCGGCCGATAGCCCTGCAAGTCTTGTGTACTAGCACACAAGCATTGGAATTAATTCTTACCAGGTACGCATTTACCTCACCCGAGTCTAGTGCATCACAATGTGCTcaatatcttgctgaaggaaattacgctgAGGCTGGAATTCCAACACCCGACCCTTCAAAGTACAGAGACTAATCCAGTGGGCCACAACAATCCAcgattaaaataaatgaatatatgaatatcaaaataaaataaagtagttCCAAATACATCAGGGAGACAATTTGGGACAAGATAAGATGAGCATAGAGAGGATGTTAAAATTATAGCAAACAACACCATTCATAATTAGCCTTTGGAGATCTTCTTGCTCCTGGAAACCTCTCCATCCAAAGGGACAAGAGTCATATTCTTGTCAGAGAAAATAATCACCCATAACAGACTCAGGCCAATGTACTCACAGCAAGAAGAGATTGACCCTGAGGAAACGTCCCAGCACGAACAGTGCAATATCTATAACTTCTTCAACTTACCCATGCAGCTTTATCTGAAGTGGTGATGAGAACCTTAGGCATTGTTTCTCGGTTGAAGTATGGAGCCATTTCATCTGTCGCTTCATCATAGGTTACCTGCATGttacagaaaaatgaaaaacacattCAAAAGGTGGTAACTACAATGTAGAGACATTTATCCGAAGGGGTAGTGTTTCATTAGAAGACACTCTTGCAGTTTCCCTTTACAAAGAATGCTAGCAATCTGTCAGATTATAAACACAACATTTtacttaataaaattttgatactaTTTCCAGTGCAGTGCTGTTCCTTAACTAAAGTCATCTAATTATTACACTCTAAATTGGTAATGCAagcaaaacaacaaaatcactgTTTAAAAATGCATACTGCAaacttttcttctttataatttttgtaaCAAGTCATATGAATGATGTAATAtccatatttaattttttatcaaaatatggaaattaaTAGAAAATTCCAGATTTTTATCGAATCGAGGACCAAACCGGATTAATTAATTCTCATCTGATGAAAGCTGTGTGCCTCTATGGGCCAAAGattccattcaattcaatttttttattcacaataaaaatatacaagtgtacaataaaaaaaataaaaatataataaaacaatatgcaCGAAGTAAAATACATTGCACTAGTAGACACAACATATAAAAATTGTGGATGGGGACAgctatgaaatatgaaatattttgattttcttgtcattgtcatgtgaaatgaagtttcattcctccctgaacacgtgggattccattattttaacattttgtgcttcaggcaatgaggtcctaatcatcaaattcgtaaaaattgaaatattgtataattcaaacaataaaaaacaaaagaaatagtgagtgagtgacatcattgactctctcatttggatgtaactggctcgttcatataactattttgttaaaaataagcgaaactttgaaatgtcataactttcttattttacatccgattttgatgaaatcttcagcattgtgcttgtctgatttttctctattgattcaaatcaacatttttctgaggtggacttgacctttaaatttgcttttattataAGGGTGATAGATTGGGATTTTATTCTTAAAGCAGAGATACAAGAAAATTGTTGTAAGTATTTAGATTAAACAAGTTCAATACTTTACATCATAAAATAAAGTTAGATTATGGGAATAGACAAAAATAATCTTAACTGATTGATGATtgtaaaatctttaaaatcaacATCTGTAAAATCCAAAACATCCATTAAAATACTGGCATTAGAACATACCATGATGTgcatgagcttaattttcaaataatattcgTACAGATGTGTATTATGTTCAATAAAAATGGGAATTTCTTCCAATCTTTTATCCGCATACCTGGAAGATCAAAGGCTACACCCAAACTATATAACATACATATAGTTTCATCTCATCGTGttaaatcattctttttaaagttttaaaagttCACTTTTGGAAGTTAAACTAAACTGACTAAAACCTCCATTGTTAAATCAGGCAAATTAATTTGGAAACAAGATGGTGATTCCTAAACAGATACAATCAATCTtacgtgaaaaaaaaaattctgattttaaATGGTTTTAGCTGAACTGAAATCTAGTTTAGCTGTTGGTGACCCCCCCCCTGACCTCCTAAACCAGCTTACCTCTGCATCTTCTGGGTTGACCATGGTCTCATCAAACACTCTCATGTTTTCAATCGTCTTGGGAACCTTCTTGGGTGGTgcctgaaaaaaatgttatcaaagtACTAATGCATGAAACATAGATATAATCCAGTTAAACCTGTACATACAAGAAAAGTTGTCAATTATTCACCGGGATAGATCATATATTCTGTTGCATATATGTGTGATATCTGGCATGAAAGAATGCAAATGTAATGTAACGATACAAGAAAACATTGGGTACTCCTCAATGCCATCCTGGGAATGTAATGTACAACTGTCCTGGGccacatcttacaaagagttacgactgatccaatcaatcgtaactctatggaaatccatcagtgtcataattcgttctacaggaaatttgcaaaatgtcctttgtaaacagagaacacaccaaattgtcaagatatcaatgaatttatggatatacattcacatctagaatttgttttaacaaacatgcattttatatgctGACTTTGCATAATTGCCGTTAATCAaattaatcgcaactctttgtaagacaggaccaAGGTGTACATATGAGCATGTGGTCTTTATAGACAGGTTTTCTATTAACCGTGTTCTCATTGGGAAAACTATAATTGTGGTCTAAACAGATTGGTGTTTCTTATATACAgatggggccgattgcacgaaagggtctttgcaagaaccgtctttcgtgtcgcccatcttttaatgatgcgccatgtggaacgcattttaaataaatcatctgcaaatatatttcattcgattgcacgaaagggtctttgcaagaaccgtctttcgtgtcgcccatcttttaatgatgcgccatgtggaacgcattttaaataaatcatctgcaaatatatttcattcgtctgttaaaataaacaaaatatttgttataaactgatgtgatatatcatgaaattgtataaaatttgatttaaaaacaagctaacgaatcttattctttatcataaatttcagaaacaccccgcttatagcgtatcataaaagatgagcgacacgaaagacggtccttggaaagaccctttcgtgcaatcggcccatGGTTGCTTCATCAGGATTGAGCGTTATTCAGTTATACAATTATCacatttcaaagcaatattaataaaaaCACTTGAAATAAGAGACATCCAAAATATTGTGAAGAGGAAATGGGTGGTAGATATAAAGGTTCCTAATGATGTGAGGGTAAATGCGTAAATGAAGCATCtgctatgtatatatatttgacacaaaattagaattttcaaaattcctAAATGAACATACCTTGTCACCTGCTTTCTCATcttccctcttcttctttttcttttccttcagtTTTTCCTTTAAACAGAAACAATAAAGGACAGTTCAAATCAGATTGTCAAAAGCCAAATCCTATCATTCAGATTCACAAATGAAAATCTCTTACAAACTTTTTGAATGATTTCCTATGGCTATGTGGTTCAGGCCCCTTGGCCTAATACTATAGGGAAGTTGCTCCAATCTTGCAAATGCCTGCTTATATAGTACCTTCTTCATGTTGACTGGCTATGTCATGAAGGCTAATTTATTTAGACATCAAATCACTGTTGTTTTTTCTGATTAGAGAAAATCAGaaattaagttatttttttttagttttttcaCGGTACACGcacattaatcatgttaatgggaCACATTACACAATCCCTGGCTCTGTGGATGGTAAGCAGCACACGTTAGTGAATGCTTAATACTCTATAGGAGCCTCATCGCTGGGCAGCATGTAATGAACCCTGGCTTGAATAATCCAGCCCAGGGAATTGGCGTAGGTCTatatagacagctggcagccgtctgtttcgaggagttttttaacattttttttttaatttctcctcgtacactgaaggctcgctatcgtgcagccaccattaggggacttgcaaattgcaatgcaaaatcccccgtcggggctcttcaatttttgtctttaatgaataaaaaatttgaaaactaacgcgaccaaaatgcatttttgtattccctcttggcattaattgcccaaaaacggagaaaaatgaacttaaaaggaacaaaaacagtgacttacctcagctgtcgcgcaaattcacttccccgttttatccgatcttaagtacataaaaatatggccattgagtcccctgtaccagggtgaccagacgtcccgtatttcccgggattgtcccgtattttgctcctgtgtcctggcgtcccgacaaaccattccagggacgcctatttgtcccgtatttcagaatattgaacaaaatgtagttaagacatttaaaaatgacgaattttcattaaataaccaacagctgacgaagcagggacaacaattaaatcgataactgtaaatttttgcaagttctgcggtgatttcttgctaacccaatacattgcaaacgaactggcctcatgcctgtgtgtggcaggctactagctaggcatgtatattctcaatggtgcaaacaatctcacatgataaacagtttttccaccaaaataattacaaaatcggcgggaaattcttataattatactatggattttCAGATTAATGATTTAGAGATGTAATcagaggaacaagttattgacttttcatagatctagttgtttcagctttcgttttgggTCTTGGTGTGTACGATGCCGCGATATTTCACCTAATTTtaaagtttgacaatatgtttcactttgaatttttattcatttctaaaacattttattttttaaattttaaaattacattttaaaaaacaccaaataaaattatgatttttattagacgATTGGattatttgtttaattgaagtttgaacttctctctttttctttcttttatatataccctaacctttctgcttgccctttttttgttccatctatctttacttcctctctttctttcctagacattttcttttctctctctctgatcatttttctttctttccttctttctcttactttccttctttatcaaatatcctttttatttccttcattctttttccttataattaccttggtttctttctctcttcatctcctgtttcttttcgttctttcctcccattattttcttttttgcgttctctcctcccttcattcttcccttgaaccgctctttcttcctttctttattttttccctttctattcttttcccttattctttctttctttattttgtttctttccttttttcccttccttccagttttcttatttctttctttctttcaaagaatgaaggaaacatgtttattttttcattatttctttcctcctttttcttacctttttccccctttcattctctcctttattgtgactttcagacatttattcatcttcccttcctttcttttttctctctttctttctttctttctatattcatttcaaaagaatgacggaaaccttttttatatctctttttattatttctttcatccttcttttattctaactttctgttattttttctgttttcctttattttctttcattctcaatcatgtctttctttctctcctttattctttcattcaccttctcttccaattctttatatttttttcacaagtctaatactttgtgtgggcttctttgttgatcttcgtttgtcaattgtcccgtatttcatttttgtgaaatctggtcaccctgatgtACAGATCGTGCTacaacttcggtctctgtatttggtgagtgaagccaacggagttcagctgaattgaacaaccaacaaaacagagaccgaagcttttggtctaaggtCTATAGTGAATGATTATGAACTGTGAGTGTGACGGTGCCGCTAGTAGTAAGTTAGTACGGTACGATACAAGACATTCAATATGTAGCGATCGCAACGGGTTCGCGTTTAACACATTTCCTATTCTGCCAACACacaaaatgggcaaaattcattgagccagtgtatcaacatttcaaatccttttttcataaaatgttacgttctttttctattacatctaaacttcttatttctagtcaatttactcacatttgcatcgccaaaatattgtttttaaggCCGTTTTCGAGAGCACCACCTGTCCGTCGTCACACACAATGGAAGtcgccattttggaaaatatgactCCAGAACCGGGTTAATCTTGCAAGTTACTTTTACTTGTTGACACCCTCTAGGGGCATCAAATAACCATGTGTTATGTATCATTAAAATCGGCAGACTTTCTTCTACAAGTTAGTGATGATTTCAGTTCAATATCGGCAATGTTTTTCGTTACAAAAAGGAGTTTTTTGGACACTTTCGGTAAATCgtgtttctattttcttacttcaaagccgtataaacagaaaatttcccagggaacagtcaaatatcagatataaattaattctttgaagtgtatttgtatcagaaaatctaattttgatatataagaatGTGTCGCATAGCTGCGCAAGAGGCGAATGCAAGCCCATGTTGTGCCGCCTAGAGTGTGATTTTGGTGCCATGGCTGACCGAAAGGAGTGAGTGGGCGTGGTGGTTGTGGGTGTGGTACTTGATGCATGTATGTTATTGTTAAACCCATTGAAATTAGTTGTAGGTGATAAGTTGTGCatttgatttctgcatgaattatgtgtattgatgataaattaatgataatttcaacttaatatttcaagaaaaaaaacaggcgGGAATTAAAGCACGTTTAATTCCAgtctcattattttttcatggtgTACAGGCGCAGACCATGCATTGACTGCTGCCTGGTActggtattaaaatgaatagatacatgACTATATCTATATTCTGTTGTTTTGTGTCATCATATCAATAAGCTATCTCATCAATTCACATGATGTACACAATAATGGGTCcctgttttattatgtttactaggagggagattattttgtaaatgtgattttaaatgtaGTAGAAATTCAGATAATGTCAGAGACTTGCtttttaactttatatattccaatatatttaatgttaatatattctataattctaaGCAGTGGAGTACATTTCTAGCTACTGTTGCAGCTCCAGCTGTCTGATCCCGCATTCTCAGATCtgcaaacaaaaagagacatcATGGTAATTATACAGAATACAGAGTGAACATggacaaacagaaagaaagaaaaatttactgcaaaacttaattttctacttttgaatgatataaatcttACAGATACCGGGAAGTATAGTGGGTCTGggacattcatttttattttctgattaaagTCTGTTGAGGAATGAGACCCCCAAgagttgattaatttttttttaacaacgcaAAGCGTTCCATGCATTTCTCTTGTCTTATTCTAATTTGTTATCTTTCTTCTTGTAtactatattttcacaaatagaagctgtttgaataagaaaaatatgaaggtaaCACAGCCATGCTCTACAAGATCACCTCTTGTGTtgcattttagtcaaattaacttagtaacctacatgaaaaaaagtatGGAAGTTTCTTAGATCTACAAGTACCTGTAGATCTGCCACCCAATGGGTACTTGTCTTGGGTGGCAGAAAAGTTCTGCGTATAGCGTCCCTTTAAGAGGCCATATCTTCAGTTATGGTGCTCCAATTGTAATttggtcttcaccattgaatttgtcttgaaaaaacctttcaagtgatgtataatttgtctgtatttaaaaaataaaaaaaaatcatgtaatatagCTACAATATGTGGGACTGGGACTAAAATTGAGCAAGTGCAAGCAAGTTTACCTTTCGCTTCTCAATCTGCATCTTTCTGAATAATTCTTGTCTACgctgcttattttttatatggGCAAGCGTCCTTTTAGGCATTTGAGGCTCCGGTTCGGCATTTTGTTCTTCCATATTTTCAACTCGATCACAGCAGACGAAAAACGAAATCCCAGCGTACGAAATTCCACGCGGCCACAAGAAGAATGTACCGGTAAGTAGGAATATTTATGGTGTCTGTAAATGTAGTTCGAATGAATTCCACGAGTAGAATATTTCGTGATAACAGCGATACTACTAGTATCTTTGGTGGTAggcctactactactagtacatGTAGACTTGTAGTAAGCAAATCaagcttcatttttttacaagaaaagaaagtttcattttattacatgaaagtGCTACATTGTACAtagatacatgcatgtatatatacaaatactatatatatatatacacatatatatttatatatatatatatatatatatatatatatatatatatatatatattaccaaaCCATATATGGCGCGTTTTCCTTAAGCgagaaatttatccgcactgtgcagctgcactcgacccagccctgaggtgaatgggtacccgacaggattaattccttgcatgcaccaGTGATGGTATAGCTATTTAGAgctaaagcaggggtaataatcAAGGGCCATAGAAGCGGGGGCTcagggggcttcagccccccccccccccatacacacaaacactttcttccaaaaccatgtaccaataacgtaaaaatgaccatgtGATTGTGACTTTTTGcctggtcagcccccccccccccccctgataatagcactttgtatcctcagaCAAAAAGTGATTTTAGATATAGCtataataaattatatatatatatatatagtgcgtatcaaaaaaaattttcacttttaaaaattaagccctgggaatttaaaaatatacaacatgtgatTTGAAATATATCAACCCAAATTAAGCATCCTTTTCATTATTACAAACGTGCTTAAAATACCCAGTTTTCAggaattaatataaaaaatgtcgGGCTGTCATTAGGcttatcaaataaataa
Protein-coding sequences here:
- the LOC121423840 gene encoding ribosome production factor 1-like; translated protein: MEEQNAEPEPQMPKRTLAHIKNKQRRQELFRKMQIEKRKEKLKEKKKKKREDEKAGDKAPPKKVPKTIENMRVFDETMVNPEDAEVTYDEATDEMAPYFNRETMPKVLITTSDKAAWTTRRLCKELSSCIPNSEVHHRRHLPLKRIIKRAQEKDFTDLIVINNDRGKANGLVMSHFPEGPTCHFKLSNVKLRQDIKRCGKPTDHQPELILNNFNTRLGHTVGRQIAALFPHDPNFVGRRVVTFHNQRDFIFFRHHRYVFKDNKKVGLQELGPRFTLKLRSVQKGTFDSKFGEYEWVHKRHEMDTSRRKFHL